The proteins below come from a single Agelaius phoeniceus isolate bAgePho1 chromosome 22, bAgePho1.hap1, whole genome shotgun sequence genomic window:
- the LOC129129937 gene encoding LOW QUALITY PROTEIN: ras-related protein Rab-42-like (The sequence of the model RefSeq protein was modified relative to this genomic sequence to represent the inferred CDS: inserted 2 bases in 1 codon; deleted 3 bases in 2 codons): MEPEDPLAVKFTSARRQVPVLAVAPATHEEHGRDLVSSAIETMTDSPQDPEPEGHFQFRVIVLGDAAVGKSSLLHCFTDGPGGDPGGAAVPGPTVGVEFXSRTILIPPTGKANLQLWDTAGQEQFRSITKSFYWSAAGVLLVFDLTNRASFEHIPEWYHEAVGDQLPAFVLVGHKCDLVDERTVSAEEAGHLAATLGMDFVETSAHSNLNVELAFPTLAGGIQQALGQGILAPHQGCDGIRLIPNQSHCQPLAGRKPCKHCQC, translated from the exons ATGGAGCCTGAGGATCCCCTTGCAGTGAAGTTCACCAGTGCTCGGAGGCAAGTTCCTGTACTTGCTGTAGCACCTGCCA CACACGAGGAACATGGTCGGGATCTAGTCAGCTCAGCCATTGAGACAATGACAGATTCCCCCCAGGATCCTGAGCCTGAGGGACACTTCCAGTTCCGTGTCATCGTGCTGGGAGATGCAGCCGTGGGTAAG TCCTCACTGCTGCACTGCTTCACTGATGGGCCGGGTGGGGATCCTGGTGGGGCAGCCGTGCCAGGCCCCACCGTCGGTGTTGAGTT TAGCCGGACTATCCTGATTCCACCCACCGGCAAGGCCaatctgcagctctgggacacGGCTGGCCAGGAGCAGTTCAG ATCCATCACCAAGTCCTTCTACTGGAGCGCAGCGGGGGTGCTGCTGGTGTTTGACCTCACCAaccgggcatcttttgaacaCATTCCTGAGTGGTATCATGAGGCTGTGGGGGACCAGCTGCCTGCCTTTGTCCTGGTGGGACACAAGTGTGACCTGGTGGATGAGCGAACTGTGTCAGCAGAGGAAGCTGGACACCTCGCCGCCACTCTGGGCATGGACTTCGTGGAGACCTCAGCCCACAGCAACCTCAATGTGGAGTTGGCCTTTCCGACACTGGCTGGAGGTATCCAGCAGGCACTGGGCCAGGGGATCCTTGCC CCACACCAGGGATGTGATGGCATCAGGCTCATCCCCAACCAGAgtcactgccagcccctggcagggaggAAGCCCTGCAAGCACTGCCAGTGCTGA
- the LOC129130161 gene encoding ras-related protein Rab-39B-like, whose amino-acid sequence MEPRWQYQFRVIMLGDSTVGKSSLLRRYTEGVFLDAVNQTVGVDFYVQFVELKPGLQVKLQFWDTAGQERFRSVTRSYYRNSAGGMLLFDITNRTSFESIRQWHREVTDTIQPFRMVFLLVGHKSDLAAQRQVGQREAEKLAASLGVQYVETSAKDASNVVQAFQMLTVAIYQALQTGQLVATEAWDGVKSSIPLPVLPKAQAVEKEEKRKRCLC is encoded by the exons ATGGAGCCACGGTGGCAGTACCAGTTCCGGGTAATCATGCTGGGGGACTCGACAGTGGGGAAATCCTCACTGTTGCGGCGCTACACCGAAGGTGTCTTCCTGGACGCTGTCAACCAGACGGTGGGGGTGGACTTCTACGTCCAATTCGTGGAGCTGAAGCCAGGGCTGCAAGTGAAGCTGCAGTTCTGGGACACAGCCGGGCAGGAGAGGTTCAG GTCCGTGACTCGCTCCTACTACCGCAACTCAGCCGGGGGGATGCTGCTTTTCGACATCACCAACCGCACGTCCTTTGAGAGCATCCGGCAATGGCACCGGGAGGTGACTGACACGATCCAACCCTTCCGCATGGTCTTCCTGCTGGTGGGGCACAAGAGTGACCTGGCTGCGCAGCGCCAGGTGGGCCAGAGGGAAGCGGAGAAATTGGCGGCCTCACTGGGTGTCCAGTACGTGGAGACCTCAGCCAAAGATGCTTCCAATGTGGTCCAGGCCTTTCAGATGCTGACAGTTGCCATTTACCAAGCGCTGCAGACGGGGCAGTTGGTGGCCACTGAGGCATGGGATGGGGTGAAGAGCAGCATCccactgccagtgctgcccAAGGCTCAGgcagtggagaaggaggagaagcgGAAGAGATGCTTGTGCTAG
- the TAF12 gene encoding transcription initiation factor TFIID subunit 12 isoform X1 — MNQFGPSALINLSNFSSIKPEPASTPPQSSMANSTTVAKMPGTPSGGGRLSPESNQVLTKKKLQDLVREVDPNEQLDEDVEEMLLQIADDFIESVVTAACQLARHRKSNTLEVKDVQLHLERQWNMWIPGFGSEEIRPYKKACTTEAHKQRMALIRKTTKK; from the exons ATGAACCAGTTTGGCCCTTCTGCCTTGATCAACCTCTCCAACTTCTCCTCGATCAAGCCGGAACCAGCCAGCACCCCCCCCCAGAGCTCCATGGCCAACAGCACTACTGTGGCAAAGATGCCAGGAACACCCAGTGGAGGAGGGCGGCTCAGTCCTGAAAGCAACCAG GTTTTAACCAAGAAGAAATTGCAAGACCTGGTGCGTGAGGTTGATCCGAACGAGCAGCTGGATGAAGATGTGGAAGAA ATGCTGCTACAGATCGCCGATGACTTCATTGAGAGTGTGGTGACAGCCGCCTGCCAGCTTGCACGGCACCGCAAGTCTAACACTCTGGAAGTCAAAGATGTCCAGTTGCACCTTG AGCGCCAGTGGAACATGTGGATCCCGGGCTTTGGTTCTGAAGAAATCAGGCCCTACAAAAAAGCCTGCACTACAGAAGCTCACAAACAG AGAATGGCACTGATCCGCAAAACTACCAAGAAATAG
- the TAF12 gene encoding transcription initiation factor TFIID subunit 12 isoform X2, with amino-acid sequence MNQFGPSALINLSNFSSIKPEPASTPPQSSMANSTTVAKMPGTPSGGGRLSPESNQMLLQIADDFIESVVTAACQLARHRKSNTLEVKDVQLHLERQWNMWIPGFGSEEIRPYKKACTTEAHKQRMALIRKTTKK; translated from the exons ATGAACCAGTTTGGCCCTTCTGCCTTGATCAACCTCTCCAACTTCTCCTCGATCAAGCCGGAACCAGCCAGCACCCCCCCCCAGAGCTCCATGGCCAACAGCACTACTGTGGCAAAGATGCCAGGAACACCCAGTGGAGGAGGGCGGCTCAGTCCTGAAAGCAACCAG ATGCTGCTACAGATCGCCGATGACTTCATTGAGAGTGTGGTGACAGCCGCCTGCCAGCTTGCACGGCACCGCAAGTCTAACACTCTGGAAGTCAAAGATGTCCAGTTGCACCTTG AGCGCCAGTGGAACATGTGGATCCCGGGCTTTGGTTCTGAAGAAATCAGGCCCTACAAAAAAGCCTGCACTACAGAAGCTCACAAACAG AGAATGGCACTGATCCGCAAAACTACCAAGAAATAG
- the TAF12 gene encoding transcription initiation factor TFIID subunit 12 isoform X3, protein MLTGDILGRVRTMVSPLTGLTVVADVIKDLDIQIALIGLDPHNPEKKQDLDKLYDLKAKAQQIMNQFGPSALINLSNFSSIKPEPASTPPQSSMANSTTVAKMPGTPSGGGRLSPESNQVLTKKKLQDLVREVDPNEQLDEDVEEMLLQIADDFIESVVTAACQLARHRKSNTLEVKDVQLHLERQWNMWIPGFGSEEIRPYKKACTTEAHKQRMALIRKTTKK, encoded by the exons ATGCTGACTGGTGACATTCTGGGAAGGGTGCGGACTATGGTTTCTCCACTCACTGGGCTCACAGTAGTTGCTGATGTAATTAAAGATCTAGACATTCAGATAGCT TTGATTGGTTTGGATCCCCACAACCCCGAGAAGAAGCAGGACCTAGACAAGCTTTATGATCTAAAAGCTAAAGCCCAACAGATTATGAACCAGTTTGGCCCTTCTGCCTTGATCAACCTCTCCAACTTCTCCTCGATCAAGCCGGAACCAGCCAGCACCCCCCCCCAGAGCTCCATGGCCAACAGCACTACTGTGGCAAAGATGCCAGGAACACCCAGTGGAGGAGGGCGGCTCAGTCCTGAAAGCAACCAG GTTTTAACCAAGAAGAAATTGCAAGACCTGGTGCGTGAGGTTGATCCGAACGAGCAGCTGGATGAAGATGTGGAAGAA ATGCTGCTACAGATCGCCGATGACTTCATTGAGAGTGTGGTGACAGCCGCCTGCCAGCTTGCACGGCACCGCAAGTCTAACACTCTGGAAGTCAAAGATGTCCAGTTGCACCTTG AGCGCCAGTGGAACATGTGGATCCCGGGCTTTGGTTCTGAAGAAATCAGGCCCTACAAAAAAGCCTGCACTACAGAAGCTCACAAACAG AGAATGGCACTGATCCGCAAAACTACCAAGAAATAG